One genomic segment of Streptomyces sp. RerS4 includes these proteins:
- a CDS encoding branched-chain amino acid ABC transporter permease: MTTNTTPQTAVTQQGPAPAALLYAVIGGSLLTVISAFLAWTWTDEFPGDLTYYGSPAPIQFLSLVAGLLTAVFALSALGVKGLRWLTPTGARKPVWILALGAFAGTWFTVLAIAVVLGGFAHLEPGAYVALVGSLVPALAAYKLPDDSRKATAAKQLLPAWAEILIITGVFALGLYVITFGIDTDDKEPQLFVTYLITVGFAGFALLKAGLFDRLGALTAKHRQVTLIGTAAAAIAFPFIQQSGDTYTLIAVNILIFATVALGLNVVVGLAGLLDLGYVAFLGVGAYAAALVSGSTASAFGIHLPFWAAVIVGALASLIFGVVIGAPTLRLRGDYLAIVTLGFGEIFRIAMGNLDGDSGPDITNGPNGIPNIPHLELFGWNFGEAHTVGGIVLGAYANYYFLMLLVMALVVLVFSRAGNSRIGRAWVAIREDETAAEAMGINGFKVKLIAFALGATLAGLAGTVQAHVNSTVVPENYVFAGPVPPNSAFLLAAVILGGMGTIRGPILGAALLFLIPAKLAFLQDYQLLAFGIALILLMRFRPEGLIANKRAQLEFHDDTADQAPTDLATAKAGA; this comes from the coding sequence ATGACCACCAACACCACCCCGCAGACCGCCGTCACCCAGCAGGGCCCCGCCCCCGCCGCGCTCCTCTACGCGGTCATCGGCGGCAGCCTGCTCACCGTCATCAGCGCCTTCCTCGCCTGGACCTGGACGGACGAGTTCCCCGGTGACCTGACCTACTACGGCAGCCCGGCGCCCATCCAGTTCCTCAGCCTCGTCGCCGGTCTCCTGACCGCCGTCTTCGCGCTGTCCGCACTCGGCGTCAAGGGCCTGCGCTGGCTCACCCCCACCGGCGCCCGCAAGCCCGTCTGGATCCTCGCGCTCGGTGCCTTCGCCGGCACCTGGTTCACGGTCCTCGCCATCGCCGTGGTCCTCGGCGGCTTCGCCCACCTGGAGCCCGGCGCCTACGTCGCCCTCGTCGGCTCGCTCGTCCCGGCCCTGGCCGCGTACAAGCTCCCCGACGACAGCCGCAAGGCGACCGCCGCCAAGCAGCTGCTGCCCGCCTGGGCCGAAATCCTCATCATCACCGGCGTCTTCGCCCTCGGTCTCTACGTCATCACCTTCGGCATCGACACCGACGACAAGGAACCGCAGCTCTTCGTCACCTACCTGATCACCGTCGGTTTCGCGGGCTTCGCCCTCCTCAAGGCCGGCCTCTTCGACCGGCTCGGCGCCCTCACCGCGAAGCACCGCCAGGTCACGCTCATCGGCACCGCGGCCGCCGCGATCGCCTTCCCCTTCATCCAGCAGAGCGGCGACACCTACACGCTCATCGCGGTCAACATCCTGATCTTCGCGACCGTCGCCCTCGGCCTCAACGTCGTCGTCGGCCTCGCCGGCCTCCTCGACCTCGGCTACGTCGCCTTCCTCGGCGTCGGCGCCTACGCCGCCGCCCTGGTCTCCGGCAGCACCGCCTCCGCCTTCGGCATCCACCTGCCCTTCTGGGCAGCGGTCATCGTCGGCGCCCTCGCCTCGCTCATCTTCGGCGTGGTCATCGGCGCACCGACCCTCCGACTGCGCGGCGACTACCTCGCCATCGTCACCCTCGGCTTCGGAGAGATCTTCCGCATCGCCATGGGCAACCTCGACGGCGACTCCGGCCCGGACATCACCAACGGCCCCAACGGCATCCCCAACATCCCCCACCTCGAACTCTTCGGGTGGAACTTCGGCGAAGCCCACACCGTCGGCGGCATCGTCCTCGGCGCCTACGCCAACTACTACTTCCTGATGCTGCTGGTCATGGCCCTGGTGGTGCTGGTGTTCTCCCGCGCCGGCAACAGCCGCATCGGCCGCGCCTGGGTCGCCATCCGCGAGGACGAGACCGCCGCCGAAGCCATGGGCATCAACGGCTTCAAGGTCAAGCTCATCGCCTTCGCCCTCGGCGCCACCCTCGCCGGCCTCGCCGGCACCGTCCAGGCACACGTCAACAGCACGGTCGTCCCCGAGAACTACGTCTTCGCCGGGCCCGTCCCGCCGAACTCCGCGTTCCTCCTCGCCGCCGTCATCCTCGGCGGCATGGGCACCATCCGCGGCCCCATCCTCGGCGCCGCACTCCTCTTCCTGATCCCCGCGAAGCTGGCCTTCCTCCAGGACTACCAGCTCCTCGCGTTCGGCATCGCCCTCATCCTGCTCATGCGCTTCCGCCCCGAGGGCCTCATCGCCAACAAGCGGGCGCAGCTTGAGTTCCACGACGACACCGCTGACCAGGCCCCCACGGACCTGGCCACCGCCAAGGCGGGGGCGTGA
- a CDS encoding ABC transporter ATP-binding protein: protein MTTTTDTTTQTTVLEAKGVTMRFGGLTAVKNVDLQVNAGEIVGLIGPNGAGKTTFFNCLTGLYVPTEGTVSYKGTVLPPKPHLVTQAGIARTFQNIRLFHNMTVLENVLVGRHTRTKEGLWSALLRGPGFKKAEAASEARAMELLEFIGLQHKAGHLAKNLPYGEQRKLEIARALASDPGLILLDEPTAGMNPQETRAAEELIFAIRDMGIAVLVIEHDMRFIFNLCDRVACLVQGEKLVEGTASVVQGDERVIAAYLGTPFEGAPGAEEAAEVEAAEAHAEADANSGSDSDSDSGSDSTTGTTSTTEGEAK, encoded by the coding sequence ATGACGACCACCACGGACACCACCACCCAGACCACGGTCCTCGAAGCCAAGGGCGTCACCATGCGCTTCGGCGGCCTCACCGCCGTCAAGAACGTCGACCTCCAGGTCAACGCGGGCGAGATCGTCGGCCTCATCGGCCCCAACGGCGCCGGCAAGACCACCTTCTTCAACTGCCTCACCGGGCTGTACGTCCCCACCGAGGGAACCGTCAGCTACAAGGGCACCGTCCTGCCGCCCAAGCCTCACCTCGTCACCCAGGCAGGCATCGCCCGCACCTTCCAGAACATCCGGCTCTTCCACAACATGACGGTGCTGGAGAACGTCCTCGTCGGACGCCACACCCGCACCAAGGAAGGCCTCTGGTCCGCCCTCCTGCGCGGCCCCGGCTTCAAGAAGGCCGAAGCCGCCAGCGAAGCACGGGCCATGGAACTCCTCGAGTTCATCGGCCTCCAGCACAAGGCCGGCCACCTCGCGAAGAACCTCCCGTACGGCGAGCAGCGCAAGCTCGAAATCGCCCGTGCCCTCGCCAGCGACCCCGGCCTCATCCTCCTGGACGAGCCCACCGCCGGCATGAACCCGCAGGAAACCCGCGCGGCCGAAGAACTCATCTTCGCCATCCGCGACATGGGCATCGCCGTCCTCGTCATCGAGCACGACATGCGCTTCATCTTCAACCTCTGCGACCGCGTCGCCTGTCTCGTCCAGGGCGAGAAGCTCGTCGAGGGCACGGCCTCCGTCGTGCAGGGTGACGAGCGCGTCATCGCCGCCTACCTCGGCACCCCCTTCGAAGGCGCCCCCGGCGCCGAGGAAGCCGCCGAGGTCGAAGCCGCGGAAGCCCACGCCGAAGCGGACGCGAACTCCGGCTCGGACTCGGACTCGGACTCGGGCTCGGACAGCACCACTGGCACCACCAGCACCACGGAAGGAGAGGCCAAGTGA
- a CDS encoding ABC transporter ATP-binding protein, whose amino-acid sequence MTALLKVEDLKVAYGKIEAVKGISFEVNEGEIVCLVGTNGAGKTTTLRTLSGLLKPTAGNITFDGKPLAGVPAHKIVSMKLAHSPEGRHIFPRLTIAENLQLGAFLRSDKEGIEKDIQRAYDLFPILGERRKQAAGTLSGGEQQMLAMGRALMCQPKLLMLDEPSMGLSPLMMQKIMSTIAELKSTGMTILLVEQNAQAALSLADQAHVMEIGKIVLSGTGQELLHNEDVRKAYLGED is encoded by the coding sequence GTGACCGCACTCCTCAAGGTCGAAGACCTCAAGGTCGCCTACGGCAAGATCGAAGCGGTCAAGGGCATCTCCTTCGAAGTCAACGAAGGCGAAATCGTCTGCCTCGTCGGCACCAACGGCGCCGGCAAGACGACCACCCTGCGCACCCTCTCCGGGCTCCTCAAGCCCACCGCGGGCAACATCACCTTCGACGGCAAGCCCCTCGCCGGCGTCCCCGCCCACAAGATCGTCTCCATGAAGCTGGCCCACTCCCCCGAGGGACGCCACATCTTCCCCCGGCTGACGATCGCCGAGAACCTCCAGCTCGGCGCCTTCCTCCGCAGCGACAAGGAAGGCATCGAGAAGGACATCCAGCGCGCCTACGACCTCTTCCCCATCCTGGGAGAGCGCCGCAAGCAGGCCGCCGGCACCCTCTCGGGCGGCGAACAGCAGATGCTCGCCATGGGCCGCGCCCTGATGTGCCAGCCCAAACTGCTCATGCTGGACGAGCCCTCCATGGGCCTCTCCCCGCTGATGATGCAGAAGATCATGTCGACCATCGCCGAACTCAAGTCGACCGGCATGACCATCCTGCTCGTCGAGCAGAACGCCCAGGCCGCCCTCTCGCTCGCCGACCAGGCACACGTGATGGAGATCGGCAAGATCGTGCTCTCCGGCACCGGCCAGGAACTCCTCCACAACGAGGACGTCCGCAAGGCCTACCTCGGCGAGGACTGA